A single window of Deltaproteobacteria bacterium DNA harbors:
- a CDS encoding (2Fe-2S)-binding protein has translation MKLEINGKSYEIEAEADTPLLWVIRDIIGFTGTKFGCGMGQCGACTVHLDGQAMRSCIMPAAACEGISITTIEGLSETNSHPLQLAWVEHAVPQCGYCQSGQIMAAASLLKNNPAPTEEDVEEAMTNICRCGTYPRIRKAIAAAAKAAGENHE, from the coding sequence GTGAAACTCGAAATCAACGGAAAATCTTATGAAATCGAAGCCGAAGCAGACACACCTCTGCTTTGGGTCATCCGGGACATTATTGGTTTCACGGGAACCAAATTTGGTTGTGGTATGGGGCAATGCGGGGCTTGTACCGTACACCTCGATGGCCAAGCCATGCGGTCTTGTATTATGCCGGCTGCCGCCTGTGAGGGCATCTCGATTACAACCATTGAAGGGCTCAGCGAGACCAACTCTCACCCACTCCAACTTGCCTGGGTGGAACACGCAGTGCCCCAATGTGGCTACTGCCAAAGCGGCCAAATTATGGCAGCCGCCTCGTTGCTCAAAAATAACCCAGCGCCCACCGAAGAAGACGTCGAAGAGGCGATGACCAATATTTGCCGCTGCGGAACCTACCCACGCATTCGAAAAGCCATCGCCGCCGCGGCTAAAGCTGCCGGAGAAAATCATGAGTAA